From Plasmodium falciparum 3D7 genome assembly, chromosome: 9, one genomic window encodes:
- a CDS encoding high molecular weight rhoptry protein 3, giving the protein MRSKHLVTLFIITFLSFSTVKVWGKDVFAGFVTKKLKTLLDCNFALYYNFKGNGPDAGSFLDFVDEPEQFYWFVEHFLSVKFRVPKHLKDKNIHNFTPCLNRSWVSEFLKEYEEPFVNPVMKFLDKEQRLFFTYNFGDVEPQGKYTYFPVKEFHKYCILPPLIKTNIKDGESGEFLKYQLNKEEYKVFLSSVGSQMTAIKNLYSTVEDEQRKQLLKVIIENESTNDISVQCPTYNIKLHYTKECANSNNILKCIDEFLRKTCEKKTESKHPSADLCEHLQFLFESLKNPYLDNFKKFMTNSDFTLIKPQSVWNVPIFDIYKPKNYLDSVQNLDTECFKKLNSKNLIFLSFHDDIPNNPYYNVELQEIVKLSTYTYSIFDKLYNFFFVFKKSGAPISPVSVKELSHNITDFSFKEDNSEIQCQNVRKSLDLEVDVETMKGIAAEKLCKIIEKFILTKDDASKPEKSDIHRGFRILCILISTHVEAYNIVRQLLNMESMISLTRYTSLYIHKFFKSVTLLKGNFLYKNNKAIRYSRACSKASLHVPSVLYRRNIYIPETFLSLYLGLSNLVSSNPSSPFFEYAIIEFLVTYYNKGSEKFVLYFISIISVLYINEYYYEQLSCFYPKEFELIKSRMIHPNIVDRILKGIDNLMKSTRYDKMRTMYLDFESSDIFSREKVFTALYNFDSFIKTNEQLKKKNLEEISEIPVQLETSNDGIGYRKQDVLYETDKPQTMDEASYEETVDEDAHHVNEKQHSAHFLDAIAEKDILEEKTKDQDLEIELYKYMGPLKEQSKSTSAASTSDEISGSEGPSTESTSTGNQGEDKTTDNTYKEMEELEEAEGTSNLKKGLEFYKSSLKLDQLDKEKPKKKKSKRKKKRDSSSDRILLEESKTFTSENEL; this is encoded by the exons ATGCGTAGTAAGCATTTAGtaacattatttattataacttttttatcattttcaaCCGTCAAgg tttggGGAAAAGATGTATTCGCCGGTTTTGTAacaaagaaattaaaaaccCTTTTAGACTGTAATTTTGctctttattataattttaaaggaAATGGCCCAGACGCTGGA TCCTTTTTAGATTTTGTGGATGAACCTGAACAATTTTACTGGTTCGTGGAACATTTTTTGTCTGTGAAATTTCGAGTTCCAAAGCATCTTAAAGATAAAAACATTCATAATTTTACACCTTGCTTAAATAGATCATGGGTATCtgaatttttaaaagaatatgaagAGCCATTTGTAAATCCTGTTATGAAATTTCTAGATAAAGAGCAaagattattttttacatataactTTGGAGATGTAGAACCACAAggtaaatatacatatttccCAGTTAAGGAATTTCACAAATATTGTATACTACCCCCCTTAATAAAAactaatataaaagatggtGAAAGTGgagaatttttaaaatatcaattaaataaagaagaatataaagTTTTTCTTTCTTCGGTTGGTTCCCAAATGACagctataaaaaatttatattcaaCAGTTGAAGATGAACAAAGAAAACAATTATTAAAAGTTATCATAGAAAATGAAAGTACAAATGATATATCTGTTCAATGCCCAACttataacataaaattaCATTATACTAAAGAATGTgctaatagtaataatatattaaaatgtattGATGAATTTCTTAGAAAAACATGTGAAAAGAAAACCGAAAGTAAACACCCTTCTGCAGACTTATGTGAACACTTACAATTTCTTTTTGAATCATTAAAGAATCCTTACTtggataattttaaaaaatttatgacTAACAGTGATTTTACCTTAATCAAACCTCAATCAGTATGGAATGTACCTATATtcgatatatataaaccaaaaaattatttagatAGTGTCCAAAATTTAGATACAGAATGTTTTAAGAAATTAAATAGCAAAAATTTGATCTTCTTATCATTCCATGATGATATACCTAACAATCCATATTACAATGTGGAACTTCAAGAAATTGTTAAATTGAGTACCTACACATATAGCATATTTg ataaattgtataatttcttcttcgtttttaaaaaaagtggAGCTCCCATTAGTCCAGTGTCAG TTAAAGAATTGAGCCATAATATCACCGATTTTAGCTTTAAAGAGGACAACAGTGAAA TTCAATGCCAAAATGTAAGAAAGAGTTTAGATTTAGAAGTAGATGTAGAAACAATGAAAGGTATTGCGGCAGAAAAGTTATGTAAGATCATTGAAAAATTTATTCTTACAAAAGATGATGCAAGTAAACCAGAAAAGAGTGATATACACAGAGGTTTCCGTAtcttatgtatattaatatcTACTCATGTGGAAGCTTATAACATAGTTAgacaattattaaatatggaAAGTATGATATCATTAACAAGATATACTTCATTATATAtccataaattttttaagagTGTAACATTATTAAAAGGaaactttttatataaaaacaataaggCTATAAGATATTCACGTGCTTGTAGTAAAGCCTCATTACACGTTCCATCCGTTTTATacagaagaaatatatatattcctgaaacattcttatcattatatttaggATTATCAAATTTAGTATCTTCAAATCCTAGTAGTCCATTTTTTGAATATGCAATTATAGAATTTTTAGTAACTTATTACAATAAGGGTTCTGAAAAATTcgttctttattttatatctattatatcagtattatatatcaacgaatattattatgaacaaCTTTCATGTTTCTATCCAAAAGAAtttgaattaataaaatcCAGAATGATACATCCAAATATAGTAGATCGTATATTAAAGGGTATAGATAACTTAATGAAAAGTACAAGATATGATAAAATGCGTACAATGTATTTGGATTTCGAAAGTTCCGATATTTTCTCCAGAGAAAAAG TTTTCACCGCCTTATACAACTTCGATAGCTTCATTAAGACCAATGAACAATTAAAGAAGAAGAACTTAGAAGAAATATCAGAAATACCTGTACAATTAGAAACATCTAATGATGGTATTGGATACAGAAAACAAGACGTTCTTTATGAAACTGATAAACCACAAACTATGGATGAAGCTTCATATGAAGAAACTGTAGATGAAGATGCTCACCATGTTAATGAAAAACAACACAGTGCCCACTTCTTAGATGCTATTGCGGAAAAAGACATATTAGAAGAAAAAACCAAGGATCAAGATTTAGAAATagaattatacaaatatatggGACCATTAAAAGAACAATCTAAAAGTACAAGTGCTGCATCTACTAGTGATGAAATATCAGGTTCTGAAGGTCCATCTACTGAATCTACAAGTACAGGAAATCAAGGTGAAGATAAAACAACAGATAATACATACAAAGAAATGGAAGAATTAGAAGAAGCTGAAGGAACTTCAAATCTTAAAAAAGGTTTAGAATTTTATAAATCTTCTCTAAAACTTGATCAATTAGATAAAGAAAAacctaaaaagaaaaaatctaaaagaaaaaaaaagagagacAGTTCTAGTGACAGAATATTATTAGAAGAATCTAAAACCTTTACTTCTGAAAATGAAttgtaa